Genomic segment of Prionailurus viverrinus isolate Anna chromosome B4, UM_Priviv_1.0, whole genome shotgun sequence:
CAGGGGCCCAGATCTGGGCTCCCTGGGACAGCATCGGAACCTGCCACTGACAGGAGGTTCACTTTCCAGCAGCATGCCTTAGGAGTCTGTGAAACCTCCATGGAAACATCCAGCCAgtgtcccctcctctccacccccccctcccGGGGGATTTGTGTCCATACTGTGGTAAGGACACAGCAGCGAAGCATGCTGAGGTCATGAGAGATCCCAAGGGCGGAGTGACAGAGCCGCTGGGTCTAGCCATCCCGTGACCCCGAGAACTGTCCCTCCAGCACGGAATCTTGAAGCCTGGGCACATGAATGGAAGCAGTGTTTCCTTCCAAGGGAAGCAGACACTTGAGGGATAAGGGGGGTTTGTCCCCTAGATGAAGGAGGCACTGAAGGCACCGGGTGGCAAGCACGTGCCAaggtgtgggggcaggagggagcttctggtggctcagtaggaagGTTCCAGAAGGGAATGCCCCAACACGATGCTGGAGGAGCAGGGGCCGGGCCAAGAAGTGAAGCGGAGGGCAGTGAGGAGGCATGGCAGGGATTTAACCGGGGAGGCAGCTTAACCATATTTACGTTCTGGAAAGAGCGTTCTCATTGTTCTCATTgccctgcgggggagggggggagggggggagatggGGCAGGAAGCCTGCGGAGAAGACCCCTGGAGAGCCCCAAGAACGCTCCCCCAAGAGTGCTTGCAGGGCTGAAGAGGAGGGATGCTTCAGGGACAAAAGCCATGGGGCTCCGTGACTGATGAGGGAGTGGGGGAGTCacggtgcccccacccccccactctgCACTTGGGCCATAGGACCAGGAAGCAGCAACTGAGGTCTTTGGAAGTGAACGGCCAAGTGTGCTAGGTTGGGTGGGGGCCCTCTGGGCAGAGATGTCCGGGGCACGGCTAGAAACCGGGTGACAAGCCTTGAGGACAGCGAGCCCTCAACTGGGCCTGGCACCACAGTGGGCAGTGACCCGCCGGGTCGTCCGTCTACCCCGAGCGAGCTGGGTCCTGATCCTGCAGCTCCTGGAGGGACAGGTAGGCATCGGTGTTCAGGgtcaggcaggaggcaggggctcTGAGCTGGCCTTGCCCAGGAGGGCTGGCCCAGGGGAAGCTgaccctgaccccctccccagggccagggcccgggcccgggccctCCTCTCTTGCTCCTTCCACGGAGCCCTCCAGGGGTGGCTGGATGTCCACCGGCTCAGGTGCCCCTGGCGGGGGAGACATCGGGGGCCGGGGGGCCCAGTCTCTGGGAGCTCCCTCCTGCAGGGAGGGGGCCAGCTTCTTGTCATGAGCTCCAGTGCCCCCCGGGGCCGTGTTTGGGGGGCCCGGGCCGCCGAGGAGGAAGGTGCAGTAGGCGTCTTCCTCCCCGGGCGGAGGCAGCAGGGGTGGCAGGAGAGACCCCGCAGGCGCCCCGGGCCCAGCCTCATCGGGCTCTTCCGTGCAGGGGTCATAGGTGAAGTACACCTGGCAGGCCTCGATCTCCAGAGCGTCCGGGAGGTGGAAGAAGAAATAGCCCTGATTGGTGAAGCAGCTGGTCAGCGAGTGGCCGCTGGTCTCGGCTGAGGACGAGGAGGGCACCTTCTCCTGCTGTAGCAGGAGcaactgtgtggccttggcgtCCCTGTCCAGCACCTCCAGCGGGGAGATCTCGGGTGCCGGCGTGTTGGGGCTGAAGGACGacgaggggaagggagaggagagccaCTTCTGCCAGGAGAAAGAGCAGCGGGGAGGTGAGTGGGACGCCTCCTCCAGACTCTCAGCCACAACTCCTCTAACTACCGGCTACGCAGGGCGGCCACCTCCAGGAAGGCCTCCCTGACTGCCCGCCCGCCAACTGGCTTGGGGAACGCTCTGGGTCAGCCCGGGGAGTGTGCTTGCTGTAGGCGCCCGGGGGATGCGTTGTCTCCGCGCGCGACTGTCTCTGGGGCACCTGCTGTGAAGCCTGGCGCTGATCTAGGCACCGGGCACAGGGTAACATCCTCCGTGTGTCTGGTGGGGGCTGGCACCGGTGTGAGAATCAACCAACCCGTGTTGGAAGCGGAAAGGGCCCTGGAGCACATCTCGTTCACTTCACAGATGCCCGGAGAGGGGACGTGCCCCGGGGCCGATCACACAGCCAGTGGCCCCGGGCgccgtggaaaaaaaaaactctctggCGGGGACCTGATGGCCCCGcaattctcctctccctcccagcgCCGTGGAGCCCCCACCTCCCGCGCCCTCCATCCACGGAGAGAAGAAAGTGCCCGCCTGAGCCCTTCCCACTTGGCTCTGGGATCCGGAGGGCCCTGGCAAGAGCAGGGAGAACCACGTTCCAGTCCGGGCCCCGGCCCCCTCGCTAGCTGTGCGACCCCGGGGGCGGGTCactgcacctctctgagcctcaattccaCAACAGTGAGCCCCCTCTTTCCCAacttccctggggggggggggagttggggggggtggcaggaagttgtcaaagaagaaaatgaaggtgGGAATTCCTAGCACAGGGTGAAATGCAGGCCACCTGTGAGGGACAACAGATCCCTCGGGCGGGCGGGCGCGATGGGGGCTTCAAGTGGGTTTTTTGAGAACCTCAACAAGCCCTCTGTCCTGGGAGCCCTCAGCAGCCGGACTGTGGTCCCCTGAGTACAGGGCCCGGGCCTGATGGGTTCCTCTGACACCCCTGTGCCCAGCAGGTCTGGGTAGAGGAAAAGAgcgcagggcggggcggggggtggggggaggctgggcAGGGTCTGTCGCGAGAAGAGGCAGTGGAGGAGGCTAGGGCCCGGCAGCCGGGCATCCAGAAGAAGCAGAGGCCAGTCCCGTGACCAGCACCCGTGTGCCAGGGCCTGGCCGGCCCCCCTCGGAGGTGTGTGTGGTCAGCCACTTCCTGGGCCCAGGGCCTCCGTCCACAGTGCCCTgaagcagggggggggggcggagggcgCAAGGAGAagcttctctccccctctggcaCGCTCACACACTGGCACGCACACTCCCAGATCCCGTGGACAGGGCAGCGGGCCTTGTGGCCCTGTCGCCGGAGGTCctggggtagagagggaggagcGGGCCTCCCACCCCGACACAGAGGAGAGGATGGGGTCCCTCTTGGCCAGCCCCAACCCCCGAGCACATCGTGCCTCCCCAGGGCCTCCTTGGGATACCCCCCCTCCACACCCGAGGGCCGGGGGCAGGCATCTAGGCCTGGGGATGCCCTCATGGGAAGATGGGGTGGTTTGCACCCCTCCGGGAAGGAGCTCACTCCCACCCGGAAGGTCCTAGTCCCTTAGAACCTAGATAGTCAGCCAAGGCTTGCATGAATGCCTCTGTTGACGGGGAGCTCACGACCCTTAGGGCTTTAGGAAGAATTTTAAGGAGATGCATTCCTGCACATCAAGAGAACCGTAGGTTAGCGATCCCCAGTCTTGGGAGTTTTCCGAAGAATTCCAGAAGGGGCCCTGATCCCCGGGAACAGAGAACTCCGGCTCTTGATAGCTCGGGCCCAGCGTGGCTTCCCGGCCCGGCCCCTGGGGGCTCCTCCGGATCTccttccatccccacccccacccccccccaccgaaTCTAgagagcctggggaggggagggtgacagAAGCAGCCCACCGcatcccccacctcccttgaCACTTCCTTCCTGAAGCAAGTGTGGGCTCGGGGAGGGGAGGCGACTGAGGTTGAAATGGGGTTCAGAGTGTTACTACTCTCGGGGGCCCACGCTTTAACCGTGAATCTGTGTCTCAAGTGACGAGGTGTGGCTGGAGGACTTGTTAGCACCGGGGACGAGGCAGGGAGCCTGCTCGGGGCTTTGCGGAGGGTCAGAGGAAGCCCTGCGCCCACGAAGAAGGTCTGCACAAGTGGTGGGGTCGCGAGAATTTGTACCTGGCAAGCCCCGCTCGGTGGACAGACCGGGGACAGTAACTCCCGCTAGGGCCCCTCGAGCACTTACTGTGTCCCAGGCAGTGGGTCCCTACGCCTGGTAACActatttctctcccctttttACAGGCGAGGAAACGGAGCACAGAGAAGTTCTCTAACTTACCCAACATCACACAGCCAAGAAGGGGCGGAGCCGGGATTAGAACCCAGTAAGTCTGGCTCAGACGGGAGGTGCCATTCAGCCTGAGAAGGCCGGTGCcagagctggggaaaggggccCACCGCCACCCCGGAGGCTACTCCTTTccttattttgtcttctttcccaAAGCGCAGACCCACTCACACCTCTGCCCGCTCTCTGGCCAGCCCAAGCCGGCCGTGCCTGCTTCTGGCCTCCACCTCCAGAGTCCTACCTGGAAATCTCCTCCATGCACTGACTTCAGCTGGGAGAAGAATTCTGAGGGATCTGGGATGTGACATTTCAGAACCTTCTTCAGCctgaacaggagagagggagggagggaaggtggatgagaagggaagggggccaTGGTGTCCGGCCAGCCCCCCACGGCCCTGAAGGTAGGGTACCGAACCcctccacattcattcatttgatcaGTATCAAGGGAATGCCCAGTAAGGGAGGGGACACAAGAATGGCAAACAGAGAAGGCCCCCGATCTTAAGAAGAGACAGACACGAACCAAGTGTGCGACATTATCATGCATTCTATGCAAACAGAAAGCAGCGGActgtgaaagagaaaatgtagggctggcgggggggtggggggtggggggcacgtgAGCCAGACCGGTCAGGGACCACACACAGCCAGGCGTCTGGAGTAGAGTGAaccaggaggaaggaggcaggagagaggccagATCGTGGGTCTCTTAGTCCAGGCTGTCATGGAtggtggttcaggttgtgcactgcCCAAGGGCACCCGGTTCTAGGAGGGTAGTGAGTGGGGGCCGACTTCCAGCCCGTGCTCGGCCTGCCAAGCAGAATGCCCCAGTATCTGTAGGCACCTGCTTCAAAATGTAGTCAGAGCCCCAAGACCCCAGAAAGCCCATCTGCCCCGCAGATGTCGGGTCagccctctcctccacccccttcACGTAGGGTCTCTGCGCACCCGGTTTCTTCTGTTTGGGATGCGctccccaaccccctccaccctgcctgcTTAGCTCCTCCTTCAGATTTCAAGGGACCCATCACTTCCTTGGAGAAGCTTCTGCCAGCCACCCCTCAGTCAAGGTTCCTCTCCCTGATGTCTGTTTCCAATACATCGAACATCTTCCTTTGCCATCCTCCTCGTGGTGTGTCATTGTACTCGTGTGTGATTAATAAACATCTGCCTTCTCCCATGGGTCTGTGGGCTCCAGATTGCATGCGTGTGGCCTCCCCTGCATTCCCAGCACTCCGCCCCAGGCCTGGCACTGAGCTGGGgctcaagaaataaagaaatacaccAACACGTGCCCGGACCTAGAGAGACCCGTGAGGACACACGCGCAGACAGCCGgcatgtgcgcgcgcacacacacacacacacacacactcagctcCTGAGAGTAACGCTCGGGGCAGGGTTGCCATGGGGCTCTCCTTCCTCGGGTCCCCTGAGGCCGGTGCCATCtttgggggtgggtggcagggcAAAGCCAGGTGTTAGGCAGGGGGGACTCTcgggggggcagagggagcaccAGCGTGTCGGTGCGTGTGTCAGAGGAGAGCACGACGGAGCAGGAAGGGAGGGCGCTCACCATGGCCCGATGTACCGGCAGTTGGCCAGCAGGTAGACCGAGATGATGAAGCCAAAGGTACTGCTGACGCCCATGATGATGTGGCCCAGCCAAGGAAAGGGCACAGCCTCCTTCCCTGGGGCTGCCCGGGggtgggagaagcagggagaggggttAGAGAAGGGCCCCCATCGCCCAGGTCCCTCCAGCATCCCCCCGCCGCCGCTGGGGCCGAGCCCTGGACCCCGTCCCCAGGCCTCCCCCGCCAGCTGCCCTCGGATCACACCCCAgccagcccctctcctgcctgaGCTCTGTCCCACCCCTTCTGCCCACTGGTACCTGCGGGCCTCGTCCTGAAGGCCAGGGGCTGGCTCCAGGGGCTCCAAGCCTCGTTTTTGCCCAGCTGGGGCCTGACCCGCACTTGAAGTTCATACTGGGTGTCTGGAGTGAGGGTCTCCAGGCAAATCCATTGCTGGTTCTGCGCGAGGGTCAGCAGGGAGGCCTCCTGGGGCAGAGACAGGCGGGAGTGGGGGCTGTCAGAGCAGAGGGGTCCCCACAGCCCTCCTCACCTCCCACGGCAGGGCTGCCTGGGAGGCTGAGCAAGGAGCTCCTTCCTTCCTCGCCTCCAGCCTCCATGCCCCCTCACCCAGTCCTACCAGAAGGCTCCCTGACTCCCCAGTGCTGAGGCCCCAACCCCAAGCTCATCCTGAACCCCTCCCTCTCACTCAGCCTCCACACACAAAGCCTGCCGCCCATCAGCTGGTTCCCTGCGGAACCTATTCTGgacccttccccttctctcctctccttcccccatctcAGGCAGGGGCtggtctccctgctcccacccaaaCTCTGCTGCAGTCTATTTTCCACGCGCCCAGAAAGAGGATTTTCCCAGGGACCCCGCCCACCTCTGGATCCCTCCTtgctcctccccgctccccccaccaccacccccctgccctccGCCAGCCCTCAGACACGCAGGGTCTTGTCTTTGCGGTGtctctttcctctgcttggaaagcCCTCCCCAAACCTTTGCAGGGTCTGCTCCTCCTTGGCCCTCGGATCCCACAAGCAGCCTTCTGTGGGCACCTGACCTGAGGGCCTGCTCCAGGCCCTCTCAAATGATGTCATCCCATTTAATTTCCTGGGTAGCACTGATCAATATCTCATAGTCTCCAGGGTCCTGTTTGCAGACAGTCTCCCCGCCCTCCATGTGAGTTTCCTGAccccaggggggggggggtgatctGGTCAGTTTCGTCCTCCACCCTCTTTGCCCCCTCGggagcacatagtaggtactcagtgtTTGCTGAGTGAGCGAGCAAATGAGGGAGCGGGTAAGTGAATGGGTAGGCGACCGACCCCAGTGGATGCTGACCACACCGGATTTGAAGAACGGAAAGGTGGCTTCCCGGGGTCTCTGAAATCTCCCGGAGAGGACAGTCACCGGCCTCTTGGCTAGGTAAGACCTTGTCCTGGTGCCAGCCCGGCATCTGCCACCAGCTGGAAGCTCTGGATTGTCAGGGGGCACATGGAGGCAGGGGGGGATCGGAGCTGGCAATAGCCTCGGGGCCGCCGTGGCTTGGCTGAGATGAAGGATGGACAGGGTGAccggggcaggaaggaggaatcAGGGCAGGGCACTCACCTCCCAGCTGTGGCCTGGGGATCTTTTCCGGGCCTCAAACTCCAGGTATCTTTCAATGTAGTGGGAGGACTGGCGAACTTTCCAGGTTATGTTGCATCTGTGGGTCCCTACGTGGGTGACTTGGAGGGAGTCGGGGGCCATCAGGCGAACTGgaagcaagagagggacagagggagacaggaagggagagtggGCTTGGGGGACGCCGGGACACGATGCTGAGGTGATAAAACCGAGACATGCTGGGATTCCGTGGTCGCCCTCTCCCTCAACCcgccccccactcatgcgcgctctctctctctgtctcaaaaataaacattaaaaaagagagagagagagctgcctAGCTCTCGCCCTCTCTTCCTTAGAGACGGCCCCTCCATGGTCTGCGGCTGGAGTTGGACACccagtcattcaacaaaccttCCCGGAGCACTGCCCAGATGAGGCCTGGTGCTGAGTACTTGGAGTGGAGACAGAGGGATCACAAACACTCCGCCCTCAGGAGCTCACAGCCCAGTGAGGGGAACAGTCCCCTGATCAGGCAGTGAGGACCCAGGACCTAAACACCCTGAAGGAGGAGGCACAAAGGGCTGGGAGAGTCTGggaaggcctcctggaggaggtgactctCCCCTGAGCCCTGAAGGGTGGGTGGGAACTTTCCTGGTGGGAAGAGCCTTGCGGGCTGTGGCACCCGCACGTGCAAGGGCTCAGAGGCACGGAGGGGCACGCTGAATTCGGAGAGCTGGACTTTGGTCGTGGCAGGAACACAAGCCACAAGAGGAGGAGTCCTAGATTGGGAAGCCAGGGCCAGACCCTGAGCCTCGAATAGCAGGGTAAGGAATCGGGACTGCATCCCGAGGGCGGCAGGCAGTGACAGCTCGCACGCGGGTGTGGAGAGAGACTGGGACAGGCAGGATCCCCCAAGggaaaga
This window contains:
- the IL2RB gene encoding interleukin-2 receptor subunit beta, with the translated sequence MDVMAAPGLPWCLSLLVLFLPLAIPRASTAVNDPSKLACFYNSKANISCVWSWDGDLQATSCRIHAKPDQRSWNKSCELLPMGSASWACYLILGSPDTQSLTSADTVDMRVMCHEGERWRVLMTQKFKPFENLRLMAPDSLQVTHVGTHRCNITWKVRQSSHYIERYLEFEARKRSPGHSWEEASLLTLAQNQQWICLETLTPDTQYELQVRVRPQLGKNEAWSPWSQPLAFRTRPAAPGKEAVPFPWLGHIIMGVSSTFGFIISVYLLANCRYIGPWLKKVLKCHIPDPSEFFSQLKSVHGGDFQKWLSSPFPSSSFSPNTPAPEISPLEVLDRDAKATQLLLLQQEKVPSSSSAETSGHSLTSCFTNQGYFFFHLPDALEIEACQVYFTYDPCTEEPDEAGPGAPAGSLLPPLLPPPGEEDAYCTFLLGGPGPPNTAPGGTGAHDKKLAPSLQEGAPRDWAPRPPMSPPPGAPEPVDIQPPLEGSVEGAREEGPGPGPGPGEGVRVSFPWASPPGQGQLRAPASCLTLNTDAYLSLQELQDQDPARSG